From Triticum aestivum cultivar Chinese Spring chromosome 4A, IWGSC CS RefSeq v2.1, whole genome shotgun sequence, a single genomic window includes:
- the LOC123085205 gene encoding NHP2-like protein 1 gives MSQETVNPKAYPLADSQLTITILDLVQQAANYKQLKKGANEATKTLNRGISEFVVMAADTEPLEILLHLPLLAEDKNVPYVFVPSKQALGRACGVTRPVIACSVTSNEGSQLKQPIQSLKDAIEKLLI, from the exons ATG AGTCAGGAGACGGTCAACCCCAAGGCCTACCCGCTGGCGGACTCGCAGCTGACGATAACGATCCTCGACCTCGTCCAGCAGGCCGCCAACTACAAGCAGCTCAAGAAGGGCGCCAACGAAG CGACCAAGACTCTCAACAGGGGAATATCGGAGTTCGTGGTGATGGCAGCTGACACGGAGCCGCTCGAAATCCTCCTCCACCTCCCGTTGCTTGCGGAGGACAAG AATGTGCCATATGTCTTTGTCCCTTCAAAGCAAGCCCTTGGGCGTGCTTGTGGAGTTACCAGGCCGGTCATTGCTTGTTCAGTGACCAGCAACGAGGGTAGCCAGCTGAAACAGCCCATTCAGAGTCTTAAG GATGCTATCGAGAAGCTTCTCATATGA